DNA from Alnus glutinosa chromosome 2, dhAlnGlut1.1, whole genome shotgun sequence:
aaaaaaaaaaaaaaaaaccatcttgcatgcgatttgaaaaaacagattttctgaatttttaaatcgcattttttttaaaaacgcaatttctaaacgatttatgttctgtgattttgtttaaaatcacatttgtTGTCTATAAAATCTCAATCACAAATGCACTTTAAGTTAAGTTAGGATGAAATATATAAGATTCAGActtgaaatatattttatcaGTATCTAAAGGTTTATGGAGTCCAAATCGAAAAATCTAAATGAATTTATGTGATTACATGTGGTTATGTTATTGTACAATTTCAATTTAGGGTAGGGTTAGGAAAAAGCATATCAAACCGGCACAATCGTCATTCTGGGATCGGACAACGAAGTTTCAGAGTATAGCCGATCGAGCAACGTAAGAAGTCATTTTCGTCAAAGTTGGAAGAACAACAATTCACGGTTACAATTCAGTCCGACTTCAGTAGGAGGGCTTCCAAGATCGGTTAATTTCTATTGCTTATTGTTTTTTTCTACGTACAATTTGGATGAGGAATTCAATTTTAGAATAATGCTGGGAATTTTCGAAATTATTGTGAttctaatataattattaaaaattaccaGATCTGAAATTTACTATAAAATCTGATGAATTTGAGAGACTGAGACTATTCTTCTGATCGGATGGTTGAATACTGTTGATATTAATGGTTGTAGAGGATGATCCCCAACAATGgatttcatctttcttttttgactttttaacattttttttttttattaagatttttGCCattgaataatattatattatcgCAGTTAAAAGTTGACCATATTATATTATTGCAGTAATATTTTTGCCATTGAGGGGGTGTTGTGTGGCCGGTGTAAAAGTAACATTTTCCATAATTAAGAATCTCATTTGGAGAATAGTTTAAACCAAGTAATTGACTTTTCCAACAAATAGTTTAAGGATAGAAaaattggtttgtaagaaattttttacgaCCCACGTATAAAAATAATACACGTTCTTTAAATATGAGAGAAGCACATGttcttttattaatgctattaaaaaagtatgtcagaagcacatgctatttaaatagcatgtcaatcttatatgtgggttgtaaaaaatttcctacaagcgggtttgtaggaaatttctatccataGTTTAAACCATGTCTCAATTTTCTCAAAGACAAATGGGTGTCCCTCCCGACAAAAATTAGTTACAAAACAATCTAATAAAGTGACACGTATTCCTAAATCATGGGAgaagcatatattttttattaataatattaaaaaaaaaaataagtattttttacgTGCTAATGAACACTTGTCAATTTATTGACTAACTTGTAACTAATTGCTACAAATTAACCGATTTGAAGGGGAAACAGGAAAGACAAATCAGACTTCATAAGGAAACTTCACTATAATTGGTAGGTAAGTCCTTTGTGGAAACTAACGACCACTTTGTGGTCCACTTCATGCATATTAGTATATATGGCTCACAAAACACGGCAACAAAAACTAGATGCTGAAGGGCGTAGTAGCGTCAGTTGACTCCATCAGTTGCAACCATGGATACCAAGAAGAATCCATGGCTCATGcttcctcttctcttcctcGGCTTATCTGTCAACAACCATCTTTCCCTTGGAGCTGACACCATCTCTGCCAACCAACCTCTCTCTGGTGATCAAACCATTGTCTCTTCAGGAGGGAACTTTGTACTGGGTTTCTTCAAACCAGGTAAATCTTCTAACTACTACATAGGCATGTGGTACGGTACTGGTAAAGTCTCAACCCAAACCATAGTTTGGGTCGCAAACAGAGATAAACCGGTCTCTGATAAGAGTTCTTCTGTGTTAAGAATCTCTGATGGTAATTTGGTTCTCTTCAATGAGTCCCAAATCCCAGTTTGGTCCACAAATTTGGCCTCCACCACTTCATCAAGTCCTGTACAAGCTGTTCTTCTAGATGATGGAAATCTTGTTCTGAAAGATGGGTCTACTTCGTCACAACATTTATGGCAAAGTTTTGATCACCCAGCTCATACATGGCTTCCTGGTAGTAAGATTGGATTGAACAAAATTACCAATGAAAACCAACGCCTCATTTCTTGGAAGAATGAGAACGATCCTGCACCAGGACTCTTCAATCTTGAGCTACAGGCAAATACCAGTGAGTATATTATTCTGTGGAATAGGTCCATTCCGTATTGGACTAGTTCAGCTTGGGATGGGAAGATTTTTAAATTAGTTCCTGAAATGACAGCCAATTATATCTACAACTTCAGTTATTTTAACAACACAAATGAGAGTTATTTCACCTATTCTCTTTACGATCCTTCCATCTTTTCTCAATTCGTGATGGATGTTTCTGGGCAGATTCAGCAAAAGACATGGTTATCGAATACCAACGAGTGGAATTTGATATGGACTCTACCGAAAACACAATGCGAGGTTTATGATTTTTGCGGGGCTTTTGGGACCTGCAACGAAGAATCAATGTCTTATTGTAGCTGCTTGAAAGGTTTTGTTGCAAAGTCGCAGAACGATAGGAATTTGCCAGATTATGCTGGTGGGTGCATGAGGAGAACCCCTTTACAATGTAAGAATACCAATCTTACTAGTGGGCACGAAGACAGGTTTTTACCAATACCCAGCATGGCATTGCCTGTCCAACCACAATTTGTTGGGGTTGGAAGTGCTACAGAATGTGAATCCAGGTGCTTGAATAGCTGCTCCTGCACTGCTTATGCTTTTGAAAGCAATAATTGTgattcatacaaaaaaaaaaataattgttcatTGTGGTTTGAAGATCTCTTGAATATGGAACAACTCTCAGGAAATGATCCTAAAGGGAGAACTCTATATCTCAAACTTGCAGCTTCTGAGTTCTCAAGTAAAAAGAATACTGAGGGGATGATTCTTGGTGCTGTTGCGGGCTCAGTTGTAGGGGTAGCAGTTCTGCTAGGCCTTTTTATAATCCTTATGCGAAGAAAGAGAGCTGTTGGAACTGGAAAAGCAGTAGAAGGTTCATTGGTGGCATTTGGGTACAGAGACTTGCAAAATGCGACCAAGAATTTCTCGGACAAGTTGGGCGGAGGAGGCTTTGGTTCTGTTTTCAAAGGGACGTTATCTGATTCAACAGTCATAGCAGTCAAGAAACTTGAAAGTATCAGCCAAGGAGAGAAGCAATTCCGCACAGAAGTCAGTACAATCGGGACAGTCAACCACGTAAATCTTGTTCGGCTTCATGGGTTCTGCTCTGAAGGTACAAGAAAGTTGCTGGTCTATGATTACATGCCAAATGGCTCGTTAGAGTATCATCTTTTCCATGAAAAGTTTTTGGACTGGAAAACAAGATACCAGATTGCTATAGGGACAGCTAGAGGGTTGGATTATCTCCATGAGAAGTGCAAAGAATGCATCATACACTGTGACATAAAACCAGAAAACATTCTTCTTGATGCTTATTTGTGTCCAAAAGTGGCAGATTTTGGCCTGGCAAAGCTTGTTGGGCGGGAATTCAGCCGAGTCCTGACAACCATGAGAGGCACAAGAGGTTATCTTGCTCCGGAGTGGCTTTCGGGGGTGTCCATTACAGCCAAAGCCGATGTTTACAGCTATGGAATGATGCTTTTCGAATTTGTCTCGGGAAAGAGAAACTCTGAGCCATCTGCAGATGGCAAAACTAGATTCTTCCCAATTCAGGCTGCAAGCCTCATCGCTGAAGGGGGCGATGTCCTTAGCCTATTGGATCCCAGGTTGGAGGGAAATGCTGATGTAGAAGAGCTCACAAGAGTTTGTAAAGTTGCTTGTTGGTGCATCCAAGACGATGAAACTAACAGGCCGCGGATGGGTCAAATAGTTCATATCCTCAAGGGAGTTTTAGATGTGAACCTGGCCCCAATTCCAATATCTCTCCAAGTGTTTGATGAAGATCAGGAGCACATAGTTTTCTTCACGGAGTCCTTCTAAAGCCAAAGTTCACAGGCACGGAGCAATGCTTCAACTGCTTCCTATCAGTCGAAGAGTCCCGTGTCATCAACAAGTTTAAAGTATTGAgagcaatcaaatgatgacatcTTGAGCTGTTATATGTTTGGTAACGAAtgcattttctcatttttgttcttttaaatttatgtccTAATAATAACTGTTATATATGGCTTATATTCTTCTGGAAGGAGTGTTTGTGTATTCCATATGGAAGCATTGCTTCAAAATCTCAAATAATG
Protein-coding regions in this window:
- the LOC133859867 gene encoding G-type lectin S-receptor-like serine/threonine-protein kinase At2g19130, which gives rise to MDTKKNPWLMLPLLFLGLSVNNHLSLGADTISANQPLSGDQTIVSSGGNFVLGFFKPGKSSNYYIGMWYGTGKVSTQTIVWVANRDKPVSDKSSSVLRISDGNLVLFNESQIPVWSTNLASTTSSSPVQAVLLDDGNLVLKDGSTSSQHLWQSFDHPAHTWLPGSKIGLNKITNENQRLISWKNENDPAPGLFNLELQANTSEYIILWNRSIPYWTSSAWDGKIFKLVPEMTANYIYNFSYFNNTNESYFTYSLYDPSIFSQFVMDVSGQIQQKTWLSNTNEWNLIWTLPKTQCEVYDFCGAFGTCNEESMSYCSCLKGFVAKSQNDRNLPDYAGGCMRRTPLQCKNTNLTSGHEDRFLPIPSMALPVQPQFVGVGSATECESRCLNSCSCTAYAFESNNCDSYKKKNNCSLWFEDLLNMEQLSGNDPKGRTLYLKLAASEFSSKKNTEGMILGAVAGSVVGVAVLLGLFIILMRRKRAVGTGKAVEGSLVAFGYRDLQNATKNFSDKLGGGGFGSVFKGTLSDSTVIAVKKLESISQGEKQFRTEVSTIGTVNHVNLVRLHGFCSEGTRKLLVYDYMPNGSLEYHLFHEKFLDWKTRYQIAIGTARGLDYLHEKCKECIIHCDIKPENILLDAYLCPKVADFGLAKLVGREFSRVLTTMRGTRGYLAPEWLSGVSITAKADVYSYGMMLFEFVSGKRNSEPSADGKTRFFPIQAASLIAEGGDVLSLLDPRLEGNADVEELTRVCKVACWCIQDDETNRPRMGQIVHILKGVLDVNLAPIPISLQVFDEDQEHIVFFTESF